One genomic region from Cellulomonas fengjieae encodes:
- the phoU gene encoding phosphate signaling complex protein PhoU, which yields MREIFDAELHQLGEDLVTMSGRVEHAISNAGIALLTADLALAESVIADDLAIDAIERDLDERCVLLLAQQQPVATDLRIVVSALRMSASLERMGDLARHVAQVARGRYPRNAVPQALSGTFAEMHDAAVRVGRRTTTLLSTRDVLLAESIEQDDDLLDELHEDTFAALLGGSWSGTTQETIDVTLLGRYYERFGDHAVSVARRVTYLVTGSPRPELDRTAP from the coding sequence ATGCGGGAGATCTTCGACGCCGAGCTGCACCAGCTGGGCGAGGACCTGGTCACGATGAGCGGGCGGGTCGAGCACGCCATCTCCAACGCCGGCATCGCGCTGCTGACGGCCGACCTCGCGCTCGCGGAGTCGGTGATCGCCGACGACCTGGCCATCGACGCGATCGAGCGGGACCTCGACGAGCGGTGCGTCCTGCTCCTGGCCCAGCAGCAGCCCGTGGCCACCGACCTGCGGATCGTGGTGTCTGCGCTGCGCATGAGCGCCTCGCTCGAGCGCATGGGCGACCTGGCGCGGCACGTGGCGCAGGTGGCGCGCGGCCGCTACCCGCGCAACGCCGTGCCGCAGGCGCTCTCCGGCACGTTCGCGGAGATGCACGACGCCGCCGTCCGGGTCGGCCGCCGCACGACGACCCTGCTGAGCACCCGGGACGTCCTGCTGGCCGAGAGCATCGAGCAGGACGACGACCTGCTCGACGAGCTGCACGAGGACACCTTCGCGGCGCTGCTCGGCGGCTCGTGGTCCGGCACCACGCAGGAGACGATCGACGTCACGCTGCTCGGTCGGTACTACGAGCGGTTCGGCGACCACGCCGTCTCGGTCGCCCGACGGGTGACCTACCTGGTGACGGGCTCCCCCCGCCCGGAGCTGGACCGCACCGCCCCCTGA
- a CDS encoding DUF1269 domain-containing protein — MTTFTAWKFDTADGAQKAANALRAAQGDGLVKIVDHAVISWPQGADKPSMHHSHEDQWRGTGWGAFWGLLFGGLFFVPLLGAAVGAAAGAVSKAVAAVGISEDQMEAIRSQITVGTSLLCAVTENADLDRLGERLHGLHSTLVATNLTDAERSLLMETFD; from the coding sequence ATGACGACGTTCACGGCATGGAAGTTCGACACGGCCGACGGGGCGCAGAAGGCGGCCAACGCCCTGCGGGCGGCGCAGGGCGACGGGCTGGTCAAGATCGTGGACCACGCGGTGATCAGCTGGCCGCAGGGAGCCGACAAGCCCTCGATGCACCACTCGCACGAGGACCAGTGGCGGGGCACCGGCTGGGGCGCGTTCTGGGGGCTGCTCTTCGGAGGGCTGTTCTTCGTGCCACTGCTGGGGGCCGCGGTGGGTGCGGCCGCGGGTGCGGTCAGCAAGGCCGTCGCCGCGGTAGGGATCTCCGAGGACCAGATGGAGGCGATCCGGTCGCAGATCACGGTCGGCACGTCGCTGCTGTGCGCCGTCACGGAGAACGCCGACCTGGACCGGCTGGGCGAGCGGCTGCACGGCCTGCACAGCACCCTCGTGGCCACCAACCTCACGGACGCGGAGCGGTCCCTGCTGATGGAGACGTTCGACTGA